A single genomic interval of Ramlibacter sp. harbors:
- a CDS encoding SH3 domain-containing protein: MHFASLSRRIITTASICLLSLTPALARDMVSIKGSVVNMRAGPGLSKDVLWQLDRGYPLQVLKRQGRWLKVRDFENDQGWVARSQTGRTPHHIVKAPIANVRKGPGTQYKIIGQVERYELLRTRGKQAGWVHVERASGKTGWVARRLLWGW, translated from the coding sequence ATGCACTTTGCAAGCCTTTCGAGAAGGATCATCACCACCGCAAGCATCTGCCTGCTTTCCCTCACACCCGCGCTGGCCCGCGACATGGTCAGCATCAAGGGCTCGGTCGTCAACATGCGCGCCGGCCCCGGCCTCAGCAAGGACGTGCTGTGGCAACTGGACCGCGGCTACCCCCTGCAGGTGCTCAAGCGCCAGGGCCGCTGGCTCAAGGTCCGCGATTTCGAGAACGACCAGGGCTGGGTCGCCCGTTCGCAGACCGGCCGCACGCCGCACCACATCGTCAAGGCTCCCATCGCCAATGTGCGCAAGGGGCCGGGCACCCAATACAAGATCATCGGCCAGGTCGAACGCTACGAGCTGCTGCGCACGCGCGGCAAGCAGGCAGGCTGGGTCCACGTTGAGCGCGCCAGCGGCAAGACCGGCTGGGTGGCCCGCCGGCTGCTGTGGGGCTGGTAA
- the hemH gene encoding ferrochelatase, whose translation MPFRTEPEFAHGQPARTAVLLCNLGTPDAPTAPAVRRYLAEFLGDPRVVEIPRALWLLILHGIILRVRPAKSARKYASIWTAEGSPLKVWTQRQAEMLQAALTQRGHEVTVRYAMRYGSPAMASELDRLKAEGATRILILPAYPQYSGTTTASVLDAVYAWAARLRHVPELRFVNRYHDHPGYIAALASRISAHWQQHGRPDQLVMSFHGVPERTLLLGDPYHCECHKTARLLASALGLTPGQYTLTFQSRFGKAKWLEPYTEPTLVALARAGTQRVDVVCPGFTSDCLETLEEINMEVREAFLHAGGQTFHYIPCLNDDAPWLAALADLTQQHLAGWPTQAAPDPQALAAQRTAALAAGATQ comes from the coding sequence ATGCCCTTTCGCACCGAACCTGAATTTGCCCACGGGCAGCCCGCGCGCACCGCCGTGCTGCTGTGCAACCTGGGCACGCCCGACGCGCCCACCGCGCCGGCCGTGCGCCGCTACCTTGCCGAATTCCTGGGCGACCCGCGGGTCGTGGAAATCCCGCGCGCGCTGTGGCTGCTGATCCTGCACGGCATCATCCTGCGCGTGCGGCCGGCCAAATCGGCGCGCAAGTACGCCAGCATCTGGACCGCCGAGGGCTCGCCGCTCAAGGTCTGGACGCAGCGCCAGGCCGAAATGCTGCAGGCCGCGCTCACGCAACGCGGCCACGAGGTGACGGTGCGCTACGCCATGCGCTACGGCAGCCCGGCCATGGCCAGCGAGCTGGACCGGCTCAAGGCCGAAGGCGCCACGCGGATCCTGATCCTGCCGGCCTACCCTCAGTACAGCGGCACCACCACCGCCAGCGTGCTCGACGCCGTGTATGCGTGGGCCGCGCGGCTGCGCCATGTGCCCGAGCTGCGCTTTGTCAACCGTTACCACGACCACCCGGGCTACATCGCGGCCCTGGCCAGCCGCATCAGCGCGCACTGGCAGCAGCATGGCCGGCCCGACCAGCTGGTGATGAGCTTTCATGGCGTGCCCGAACGCACCCTGCTGCTGGGCGACCCCTACCACTGCGAATGCCACAAGACCGCGCGGCTGCTGGCCAGCGCGCTGGGCCTCACGCCCGGCCAGTACACGCTCACCTTCCAGTCCCGCTTTGGCAAGGCCAAATGGCTGGAGCCCTACACCGAGCCCACGCTGGTGGCGCTGGCCCGGGCCGGCACCCAGCGCGTCGACGTGGTCTGCCCCGGCTTCACCAGCGACTGCCTGGAGACGCTGGAAGAAATCAACATGGAAGTGCGTGAAGCCTTCCTGCACGCGGGGGGCCAGACCTTCCACTACATTCCCTGCCTGAACGACGACGCCCCCTGGCTCGCGGCCCTGGCCGACCTCACCCAGCAGCACCTGGCCGGCTGGCCCACCCAGGCCGCGCCCGACCCGCAGGCGCTGGCGGCGCAGCGCACCGCCGCGCTGGCCGCCGGCGCAACCCAGTAA
- the hpnD gene encoding presqualene diphosphate synthase HpnD, with product MTPQQYVQEKAAASGSSFYYAFLFLPKPRRAAITAFYAFCREIDDVVDEVQDPGVAATKLAWWQAEVAKAYAGEPSHPVMKALMPLAPTYGIEARQLQAVIEGCQMDLEQTRYLDFAGLQRYCHLVAGIVGEVSARIFGQTDEQTTAYAHKLGLAFQLTNIIRDVGEDAMRGRIYLPISELQQFDVKAHEILNRFYSERFTALMAFQARRAHLYYEEALALLPAADRHAQKAGLMMASIYRTLLREIENDDFRVLHQRVSLTPLRKLWLAWRVQALGRL from the coding sequence ATGACACCGCAACAGTATGTTCAGGAAAAAGCCGCCGCCTCGGGCAGCAGCTTCTACTACGCCTTCCTGTTCCTGCCCAAGCCCCGGCGCGCCGCCATCACGGCCTTTTACGCGTTCTGCCGCGAGATCGACGATGTGGTCGACGAGGTGCAGGACCCGGGCGTGGCCGCCACCAAGCTCGCCTGGTGGCAGGCCGAGGTGGCCAAGGCCTATGCCGGCGAACCCAGCCACCCGGTCATGAAGGCGCTGATGCCGCTGGCCCCCACCTATGGCATCGAGGCGCGGCAACTGCAGGCCGTGATCGAGGGCTGCCAGATGGACCTGGAGCAGACGCGCTACCTGGACTTTGCCGGCCTGCAGCGCTACTGCCACCTGGTGGCCGGCATCGTGGGCGAGGTCTCGGCCCGCATCTTCGGGCAGACCGACGAGCAGACCACCGCGTATGCCCACAAGCTCGGGCTGGCGTTCCAGCTCACCAACATCATCCGCGACGTGGGCGAGGACGCGATGCGCGGGCGCATCTACCTGCCCATCAGCGAGCTGCAGCAGTTCGACGTGAAGGCGCACGAGATCCTCAACCGCTTCTACTCCGAGCGCTTCACCGCGCTGATGGCCTTCCAGGCGCGCCGGGCCCACCTGTATTACGAAGAGGCGCTGGCCCTGCTGCCCGCGGCCGACCGCCACGCCCAGAAAGCCGGCCTGATGATGGCCAGCATCTACCGCACGCTGCTGCGCGAGATCGAGAACGACGACTTCCGGGTGCTGCACCAGCGCGTGAGCCTGACGCCGCTGCGCAAGCTGTGGCTGGCCTGGCGCGTGCAGGCGCTGGGCCGGCTCTGA
- a CDS encoding Fertility inhibition FinO, which produces MTEDLPLAPTPAAAPTAEATEPRRDRRRSSRGKGGKAAAGNTAQASGAPAGNDQAQASHPAKARAARSLPVLEQLAALYPALFGETFLPLKRGIFQDLLDAQPGVLAAETLKDALAFHTRSTRYLTAVAAGLQRHDLQGQPVEAMAPEHVHHALLEVFRRRQGRTPDDLRPKLRARIAQAFEASGLAREDYAQRVRGRDEAANTLLDEALAEVAARAAREEALLRAFEASGEPVEAFAGMYGLEPRAAARMLEQARQRRAPAAA; this is translated from the coding sequence ATGACTGAAGATTTGCCCCTCGCCCCCACTCCCGCCGCCGCCCCTACCGCCGAGGCCACGGAGCCCCGGCGCGACCGCCGCCGCAGTTCGCGCGGCAAGGGCGGCAAGGCCGCTGCGGGCAACACCGCGCAGGCCTCCGGCGCCCCCGCGGGCAACGACCAGGCGCAGGCCTCCCACCCGGCCAAGGCACGCGCCGCGCGCAGCCTGCCGGTGCTGGAGCAGCTTGCGGCGCTGTACCCCGCCCTCTTCGGCGAAACCTTCCTGCCACTCAAGCGCGGCATCTTCCAGGACCTGCTGGACGCCCAGCCCGGTGTGCTGGCGGCCGAGACGCTCAAGGACGCGCTGGCCTTTCACACCCGCTCCACGCGCTACCTGACCGCCGTGGCGGCAGGCCTGCAGCGCCATGACCTGCAGGGCCAGCCGGTGGAAGCCATGGCCCCCGAGCATGTGCACCACGCGCTGCTGGAAGTGTTCCGCCGCCGCCAGGGGCGCACGCCCGACGACCTGCGCCCCAAGCTGCGCGCGCGCATCGCACAGGCCTTCGAGGCCTCAGGCCTGGCCCGCGAGGACTACGCGCAGCGGGTGCGCGGGCGCGACGAGGCCGCCAACACGCTGCTGGACGAAGCCCTGGCCGAGGTGGCCGCCAGGGCGGCCCGTGAAGAGGCCTTGCTGCGCGCCTTCGAGGCCAGTGGCGAGCCCGTGGAGGCCTTCGCGGGCATGTATGGCCTGGAGCCGCGCGCGGCCGCCCGCATGCTCGAACAGGCGCGCCAGCGGCGCGCGCCGGCCGCCGCCTGA
- a CDS encoding HAD-IA family hydrolase translates to MLDISKIKAISLDLDDTLWPILPTIERAEKALHDWLSENAPMSAALFSSPVALREIRDYMGANRPDLKHDLSAVRRESIRLALYRAGENPLLADQAFEVFFAERQRVDLFDDVLPALEFLAARYPLVSLSNGNADVHRVGLGAYFRAAITAREFGVGKPDPRIFHAAAGAVDLTPQDVLHVGDDVTLDALGALNAGMQAAWVNRSDHLWPHETQPQLTLTNLTELCELIRR, encoded by the coding sequence ATGCTGGACATCTCCAAAATCAAGGCCATTTCCCTCGACCTCGACGACACGCTCTGGCCCATCCTGCCCACCATCGAGCGCGCCGAAAAGGCCTTGCATGACTGGCTCTCTGAAAATGCCCCGATGTCGGCCGCGCTGTTTTCCAGCCCGGTGGCGCTGCGCGAAATCCGCGACTACATGGGCGCCAACCGGCCCGACCTCAAGCACGACCTCAGCGCGGTGCGGCGCGAGTCCATCCGCCTTGCGCTGTACCGCGCCGGCGAGAACCCGCTGCTGGCCGACCAGGCCTTCGAGGTGTTCTTTGCCGAGCGCCAGCGCGTGGACCTGTTTGACGACGTGCTGCCCGCGCTGGAATTTCTGGCGGCGCGCTACCCGCTGGTGAGCCTGTCCAACGGCAATGCCGATGTGCACCGCGTGGGGCTGGGCGCCTATTTCCGCGCGGCGATCACGGCGCGCGAGTTTGGCGTGGGCAAGCCCGACCCGCGCATCTTCCACGCCGCCGCGGGGGCCGTGGACCTGACCCCGCAGGATGTGCTGCATGTGGGCGACGACGTCACGCTCGATGCGCTGGGCGCGCTGAACGCGGGCATGCAGGCGGCCTGGGTCAACCGCTCGGACCACCTCTGGCCGCACGAGACCCAGCCGCAGCTCACACTGACCAACCTGACCGAGCTGTGTGAGCTGATCCGGCGCTAG